A genomic region of Cotesia glomerata isolate CgM1 linkage group LG9, MPM_Cglom_v2.3, whole genome shotgun sequence contains the following coding sequences:
- the LOC123271136 gene encoding uncharacterized protein LOC123271136 gives MDNYKITILLAVLLAVDSARGVLNKKTTEVDLKIKNPPLKSLKHAQDRISTFPHGKFGLPKFNFDSFSLSEHHYRPKKFAPRIELSSLNSLPYASGNNFFRKPSFPHPSFSLGSRHPGLNNWRTGFKSHTPVIPISLEAYGPPNKPSLPSFSSGSSPFVQNPNHNHGFPQNGFFNNELTHSPLHNNALAPPTQPDIKYDGWQPIAGNIVVPSLEQPPAFHDNVHQPIFHDSNAAVPNFDTNVPPYPDSGNVPQNFQDNVPQQVFHDTGSSSTNNGPSSLHNPEFGSAPSDSYGEPIFNPEDHNLKQSVRSRDETALPPPPLPELEPFHVQGQPDNSVPSLVNPQEQVRHAGPSGPGQNPINPYPVQEDSYLSPPPSSFASDGPYPTARKPFSGPPGPDFGFIRPPNFRAPSRPANHPQMLFPVSLTPPRTWAPVQFRQEDQNYGYHSAASEFSENYNIPSVSLPLEKDNCNDKPHNHLDSDVSMSYNQIVVSEDSRANKISGDPLPGLPSENNYAGLSDADEANNKVQQGQSAQDYGNPEPVNQQFKQEAIAISQNENDDGYQIQGTKGVYSLQIQPADGSQGTEDSDSSIRHEQLLSDGLLQNILAAIEQPGSENANDQSAYQPQVAASFDLSAASSQLALSAGDNQDSLPLNDKSEQALFGESQN, from the exons ATGGATAATTACAAG ATAACAATTCTCCTAGCAGTCCTATTGGCGGTGGACAGCGCCCGGGGCGTCTTGAACAAGAAAACCACGGAAGTGGATCTCAAGATAAAAAACCCGCCCTTGAAATCCTTGAAACACGCTCAGGACAGAATAAGCACTTTTCCTCACGGAAAATTTGGGCTTCCGAAGTTCAACTTCGACAGTTTCAGCCTCTCAGAGCACCACTACCGCCCGAAAAAATTCGCTCCAAGAATAGAACTGTCGTCACTGAACAGCTTGCCTTATGCGTCAGGCAACAACTTTTTCCGCAAGCCGTCCTTCCCACACCCGAGTTTCTCTCTAGGCTCACGTCACCCAGGACTAAATAACTGGCGAACAGGATTCAAGTCCCACACACCAGTAATTCCAATTTCTTTGGAAGCCTACGGCCCACCCAATAAGCCCTCATTGCCTTCATTTTCTTCAGGATCTTCACCTTTCGTCCAGAATCCTAACCACAACCACGGTTTTCCACAAAATGGCTTCTTCAACAATGAACTAACCCATTCGCCGCTTCATAACAACGCACTAGCGCCACCTACTCAACCCGACATCAAATACGACGGATGGCAGCCAATCGCCGGCAACATAGTGGTGCCTAGTCTCGAGCAACCTCCTGCTTTCCACGACAACGTTCATCAGCCTATTTTCCACGATTCTAACGCAGCAGTTCCTAATTTCGACACAAACGTTCCTCCTTACCCAGATTCCGGAAATGTTCCCCAAAATTTCCAAGATAACGTTCCCCAACAAGTCTTCCACGACACCGGATCTTCCTCAACCAACAACGGTCCTTCAAGTCTCCATAACCCAGAATTCGGATCAGCGCCAAGTGATTCTTACGGCGAACCAATTTTTAACCCCGAGGATCACAATTTGAAGCAATCTGTGCGATCAAGAGACGAAACTGCCTTACCACCACCGCCATTACCCGAACTGGAGCCATTCCACGTGCAAGGACAGCCAGACAATAGCGTTCCAAGCTTGGTTAATCCTCAAGAACAAGTAAGACATGCAGGACCATCTGGACCAGGTCAAAATCCCATCAATCCTTACCCAGTTCAAGAAGACTCCTACTTGTCGCCTCCGCCTTCTTCTTTTGCGTCCGATGGACCTTATCCCACCGCTAGAAAGCCCTTCTCAGGACCTCCCGGACCCGATTTCGGGTTCATCAGGCCTCCGAACTTCCGAGCGCCTTCCAGACCTGCTAATCACCCGCAAATGCTCTTCCCAGTGAGCTTAACTCCTCCCAGAACTTGGGCGCCAGTCCAATTTCGGCAGGAAGATCAAAATTACGGATATCACAGCGCCGCTTCAGAGTTTTctgaaaattacaatattccCTCGGTGAGCTTGCCTCTGGAGAAAGACAACTGCAATGATAAGCCGCATAATCACTTGGATTCGGACGTGTCGATGAGTTATAACCAGATCGTTGTGAGCGAGGACTCGCGGGCTAACAAAATCTCCGGTGATCCCTTGCCGGGGTTACCATCGGAAAACAACTACGCGGGATTAAGCGACGCGGATGAAGCAAATAACAAAGTTCAACAAGGACAATCAGCGCAGGATTACGGGAATCCAGAGCCCGTAAATCAGCAGTTTAAGCAGGAAGCCATCGCTATTTCGCAAAATGAAAATGATGATGGGTATCAAATTCAGGGAACTAAGGGAGTTTATTCTCTTCAAATTCAACCGGCGGATGGAAGCCAGGGAACTGAGGATTCTGACAGCTCGATTAGACACGAGCAGTTATTGTCTGATGGACTTTTGCAGAATATTCTGGCCGCGATTGAGCAGCCAGGAAGTGAAAATGCCAATGATCAGTCGGCTTATCAGCCACAAGTTGCGGCTAGCTTCGATCTCAGTGCTGCGTCATCACAGTTAGCGTTATCGGCTGGTGATAATCAAGATAGTCTTCCGCTTAATGATAAAAGTGAACAAGCGCTCTTTGGTGAATCGCAAAATTAG